In bacterium, the genomic window ATAAAAATGAGTTATTAGCCATTCTATTAATAATATTTTGAATCATTTCAAGATGTTTAATTTTATTTTCCATAATATTTTTTCTTCTAAACTATTTACAATTACTTTTTAGACTTCTTCCAAATATTATCAAAATGATGCTCGAATAAATCGTAATAACCTTCTTCTTGACCTTTCTTTATCAGTAAAATAGGAACATGTCCACATAGGTTTTTATCTTTTATCTCTTTGCCGAGATGATATAATTCTACATACACTTCGTCATCAAATATTATCATTCCGGTATATGGTGTTTCATAATATTTAATTTTTACATTTTTATAACTTAAATATTTAGATGAAACTTCATTACTATGAATTACAAGGTCACTTTGTTTATGGACTTTATCTTCATTTTCAATTTTGGTACGTTCCTTCGCGGCATAACAATTTTTAGACAATAAAAGCATTTTTGCATTAACCCCATTTGTAATTGCACTTTCAAATAACCTCCCAATTTTATTTTCTTGCTCGTTTCCTTTTTCATCTTTTTTATATGGCATAACATATCTGCGGAGTGTGAAACCTAACATTCGTATTTCCCCTTTTTCACTTGATAATTTTTCAAACCTTTTTTCTAACGAATTAATAACAGAGTCCCTATTTGGATAAACTCCTATAAGTCCCCGCATAGAAGCCTCGTAAAAATTCGAAATAAATTCTTTTACACGGTCTATTTCAATTTGTTGTTTTTGCGGTTTTAAACAACAATCTGGCAATTCAATTTTGCCACACTTTTTTGGTAACCTTTTATTTAAAAATAATATTTCCTTAAAAATCCTTTGACAATTTTTTTCATCAATAATTTCGTATATATCAAGTCTTTCATTTTTTAAGCTATCGATTGTTTTTCTATCTGCATCATTTGTATATAATACAAATATTTTTAGCTTTATCATCTGTGCCCAATACAATTCTTTTGTAAGCCAATCTGATTCTTTGTGATCCGTAAGTATCTGAAGAAAACATGTTGATTTATTAAGACAATCTTGAACTGTATCTTCTCTGTTTTTACCTTTGGTAAGTTCAGATCTAACAATAGAATAATTTAGATTATTCCATTCATTGAAAAATTTTTTAAATTGTTCAACAATCTGCTCAGATTTTTCATTGCTTTCTTTAAAACTAATAAAAACATTTTGTTTACGAACAGTTTTTCCCATTTTTCTAACTCCCTTTATAAAAATCAATCAATTTATTAATGATTTGTTTAGGGTCTTTATATTTTGGCCGCCAACCATTTCGTATGATTTTACTAATATCAGAAACATAGTGCTTAGGTTCATCCTGACGCGCTTTCCCAAATTTATAAGATAATTTTAAATTATACTCTTTTTTAAGAATTCCTATTGTCTCCAATATGCTCAATTCATTTTTTGGGCCACCACCTACATTATAAACTGTAAATTTACCATCTGCAAAATGTTTAAAGTTCTCAAGTTCCATCTCAATAATATCTAAAAAATCATCAATATATAATATATCTCTGGTTTGTTTACCATCTCCATATATAGTATATTCCTCTCCAGTAATTGCACATTTTATAATATTAACAAGCCAGCCATGAATTTTAGATCCATTTTGTGCGGGACCTACAATACTGCTCATTCGATGACTAATGACATTAAAATTATATTTATTTGCATAATAACTTAAGTAAAGTTCTCCCATACGTTTTGAAAGTGCAAAGGGCGGTTTGGGTTTACTTAGTTTCTCTATTGTATTGCAGTTTTCTGAAACTTTATTACCTTTTTGCATTTCTTTTTTTATTGAAATAGGATCATATATCCGCATAGAATTACAGTAAATAACACTAGCAGAGTGTTTACGTGCATATTCAGCAACAAGGAGTGTTCCATAAGCGTTTGATTTAAAATCTGTTACAGGATCATTTTCCGAAATAACCGCTGAAACTTGTGCTGCCGCGTGTAAAATATAATCACACGGCGGAATAATAGTCCAGGTGTTTGAATCTGCAATATCTTTCTGATATATTTCTACATTTGTTTTGTTTAATTCTTCCTTATAACGAATAGATTTTGGCGAATCATCAAAATCAATAATAACAATCTCATATTTACTATATAACCTTCTAACTGTATGAATTCCAATAAATCCAAGACCACCTGTAATTAATAATCTTTTTTTAGATTTCATTTAATTTTTCCTTAAACTAAAACGGTAGAGTATTTCCCCTGCAATCATATAAGGTTTTTTTTCTGCAGTCAATAAAATTTCATCAATAATTGATTCACCCAAATAAAAATTATCAGTTAATGATTGAAATTTTTTAGTAAATGTTTGAATATTATCCGGACAGTTTTTAAATCTTAAAATTGTACAATGAATTCTTTTAGGGAGAGGAGCAAGTTCTATGGATAATTCTTGATTTAAAATTTTGTATGCATCATCTCTTATTTTTTTTATCTCGCCTGACTCGTTTAATATTTCAAGAATTGCAGCGTTTTTAAACAATTTGGGTTTGCCGACATAAATCTTAAACGGTCTTACTTCATGTAAAATAGGTATGACTTCAGATATTATTTGAGGGACAATTTTTTTAAACTGATAAACTTTTTTATCTGAGGGGTATTCATAATTTTTAAAATTTACAAGAGTCATTAAAGTTATGTGTGTCTGTTTATAAGGATATACATAAATATTTGTTGAATCAAATTCAAGGAGTTTGTTACGAAATTTATCATAAGATTCCTTAAAAGCGGAAGGAAGCGGCCAAATTGCAAGATTTATCCCATAAACAGGAATGTTTAAATTGATATCCCTGTTAAGAAATATATCAGGTTCAAAACTATTAATTTTCAATGTCATATGGATAATTTGTCAAATTTATATGGCTAAATAATTTGTAAATATATTCCATTTATTAAATTCTTATATTAACAATCGACCTCTGATAAGCCTCAATTTCACTTTTATCCTGCCCTTCGAAATAATATCGCAAAAGAGCATCAGTACCTGATGCGCGAATAATACACCAGAAGGTCTGGAATTCCATAAGTGTTCCTTTACCCCCGCCATCCTCTCCAATAGAACAAATCTTTTCAATCTCTTTAACTGGCAGGTGTTTTTCCCCATTAGGTAATTTACTATTAATTTCATTACATATATCTTCTTGAGGTCTACCATTTGAAGATTGTTCTGCTAAACCCTGAAAATATTTAATAGTCTGATCTCTTTTAACAATTCCTATAGATTTCGCTTTTCTCAAATTTTCCCCTTTCAAACTTTCATCATATAAACGGACGTCAGCCCTTTTAAAATATTTATTTTTTATTTTATATTTTTCAATTAAACCGCAGTAATAATCAGCAAATGACCGATTTGAATTATATAAAGAAGACGCAAGTGAGAGTGTTATTAGAGCTAACTGCATTCCGTCTTTTTCACGCAGAGCAATTAAACCTTTTGTGCCGGTTTTATTCATTAAAAGCTCGGAACTACCCAAAATTGCACCCCCTGATTCTTCACACATAATTATTGCTCTCGGATTTTTTCCTATTTTTACTTTTTCTCCATCCGGAGTTATAAAAGGTTCATTTATATCAAGACGGTTTTCCAGCCATTCTGCAAAAGTTCCCATATATTTAAAACCTACCGGGACTTTAGCAACCGGTAATTTATAAAATAAAGCAATTTCATTAATAGAACGAGAAGTGGAAATTGAAGTTGTAACAAACCAGCTATAGGCATCAATAAGATTAGCTGATTTTAACACATCAATTCTATAGGAAACAAGCATTAAATAAATTTGATTAGGGGTAAAATATACTATACACTTATCACTATCAGGAATTATTTCAACTTCTAATCCAAGATCACTATAATATTTTGCTCTATTTGCGGATGCAATAGTCACAATATTAAATCTATCACCATCGGGATCCCAGATAAAAACAACATTTGCTTTATTATCAAGAAGAATCTCTTGCGCTCCAATATTACGGTATACTTGTGGTTTGCTTGGATCGGGGCCGTATTCTCCTCCTATACCATGATATTTTTGGTCTTCCTCCCCATAAAAATATTGAATAACACTATTTTCTCCGATTTCAATACCAAATAGCTGGAATAACCGCTCTGTAGTTTTCTTCATCGAACCGCCAACGGGGCAGACAGAACAACGAAAACCCTTTTTTACGGCTTTTAATATATCATCTTGCGATTTTTTCAAAACTATCGACTTCTGATATTTAATATATGGTTCATCAATATTAAAATCATAACTAATATTTTCATTCGGCTGCCATGGAGCAAGTTTGATTGTTTGACGGTTTTTGACTATATTTTTAACTTCGGCAATGAGTTCTTCCTCTTCAGCTAAAAGTTGTTTCCCGCAAGAATCCATAGGTTTCCACCCGCCTTTAAAAAATTGAGAGTGACTTGCTGTAATATTATCTCCGCTCTGGTAACTGTTATAAAAAATACCAAAGGATGAATACCAGAGCGGTGTTGTTGTCACCGATTTACGAAGATGGACTTTAATATTATGGGCGGAATAAATACGAGATAAAATACAAATGAATTCTTGTGTATGAGGCCGGGTTTCTCCTCCGATATGCACGTGTGCTTGTTCGTTATCTTTAAGTTTTCGTTTAAAAACACGTGCTTTAGCTTCGCCTAAAATAGCAATAGTAATAATATTAAATGCCACTTCAGGATTTGCTATATCTTTTGGATCTAATTGATCTCGATAACCGGCTGTCATTAAAGAAAAATTTTCTACCCAGCTTACAAGAGAATATTCGACAACCAATAATTCATTTATTTCGATTTTTTGTTCTTTATTATTATAAGGATCAATTTTAGCCTTTTCTCTTTTCATTTCATCCCACTTATGTAAACTATTTCTATGAACATATAAGAATCCACTCAAGAAATATATTTATATTTTCTTAATATTTCTATTGTTTCTTTCCATGAGTTTGTTTGTATAGCTTCAACCGGACATTTAGTTTTTGAAGGCCATTTTTCTATAAATTTTTTTATGGCGGCGTCATTACCGCCTTCAAATAAGGCATCTCCGATAAATATCAATCTTTCAGTCCCTTCTTTCAATAAAGTTCTAATTGCATTTGTTTTGTCCTGATCAATAATACCGATATCAAAAGATGTCTGCCCCCCTAATGTTATTATTAAACCCCTTCTGTTTATTAAAGTTGACAATTCCTGGTTAAGATAAGACATAATTTTTTGTCTATATCCGTTAATTCGATCAAATTCACTAAAATTTTTTCTGTTAATTTGGACTTCTAAATCTTCCTGCTCTACCCTGCCTATGGGACAAAAATTAATCATGGAGATTCTATCAGTTATTCTTTCTCCTATAATCTTTAAAGACTTGGGTAAGTGGAATTCCTGTAATCCCAAAGTCTTCTCCAGTACCTTCATCAAAAAATTATAATCAGTTTCACCAAGATATTGTCGGATGTTAAATTGTGAAACCAGTTCAATAGACATATCATTTGAATAATCACACTTATAATGAATTGCCCCGTTGCTCACAAAAGCGCTAAACTGTCCCCGAAAACCAAAATTGTAGAGCGGTTTAAAAAACTGCTTTTCTAAAAGCGAACGGTGGCTGCCGGCAACAACATGAAACGGGACAGAAAGATGTTTCAAGATTTCTGCCATTGTTTCGTTAATCGGTTGACGCGGCGGGGTTAATGTATTATCAACATCAAACATAATAGCTGTCTGCATTTTTTTATTTCCCTTCTATTATAAAAACAATTAAATTTAAATATTTTAGCATAATTTCCAATAAACTCAACTAACTTTCTGATACAAACCATTCTCATAAATATATTCAAAAACTCTTTTAGGTACAAAATAATTTACAGATTCCCCATTTTTTATTTTTTCCCTTATCTCAGTTGACGAAATATCAAATTCGCCTGTTTCAAGAAAAATTATCTTATCAGCCAATGCGTTATTATGCAATATTTTCCGTATTTTATTCTTTAACAATGTTAGGGCGGGTTTAGAACCGGCCCCTACCAGCTCATATCCCGGCCGGGGCGTGACAACAAAATTGCAAAGCTCTAATAATTCTTTCCATTCCTTCCACTCCATAAATTCCAGAATTGAATCCGCCCCCATTATAAAATAAAATTCTGCCCCTTCTTTAAAACTTTTCTTTAACTGCTTTATTGTTTCAATTGAATAGGATTTCCCCCCGCGTTTTACTTCAATATCGGATGAGTCAAAAAAAGGATTATCTTTTATTGCAAGCCTTACCATGTTTAAGCGGTGGCAACCGCTAACTAAACCAGACACTTTTTTATGCGGAGGATAGGAAGAAGGAATAAAAACAACTTTGTCCAGCTTCAGGCGTTTCCTGGCCTCTTCTGCAATCAAAAGATGGCCGTTATGGACAGGATTAAATGTGCCTCCAAAAACACCGATAAGTTGTATTATTTTTCCTTTTTTCATTCCTGTTAATTCTTAATTGGTTTTACTCCTTGTATCCAAATTTGCAGTTTAAACACTTTGGAGAATAACGTTCTATCATTTTATGGCCGCATTTCGGGCATTTCCTATACCATTTATCTAAAAAGATTATCACAACAAGTATTAATATAAAATAAAGCGCGTCAAACCAGCTAAAAAACCGCCTGGTCAATGGATGTAATCCCATTTGACAAGACTCAATCCCTGTAACAATATACCAGGATAAAGCTAACGATATAGTTGAGACCCAATATATCACCTTCCTCTTTTTGTATAGCCTGGCATCGCCGTCAACCATTATTTATCGCTCCTGTTTAATATTCTTTCTATGCCATTTTAACTTCCATTAATTTCATTTTACTTATCTATTTTTTAATATTTTTCCCTTTATTCTAAAATTAACCGGGGCATCAGAAGGCATTTTTTATTCTCTAACCTGCCCGTTCCCGTAGATAATGAATTTGCTTGTTGTAAGCTCTTCCAGTCCCATCGGCCCGCGGGCGTGGAGTTTGTTGGTGCTTATGCCTATTTCCGCGCCGAGCCCGAACTGGCCGCCGTCCGTAAACCGCGTTGACGCGTTAACATAAACCGCGGCGGAATCCACTTCCCGCAGAAACCTTTGTGAATTTTCATAACTTGATGTCACAATAGCGTCCGAGTGGTGCGACCCGTAAAAATTTATATGCCCTATCGCTTCATCCATATCCTTAACTGTGCGGATGGACAAAATCAAATCAAGATATTCAGTATACCAGTCATTTTCCGATGCCTCTTCGATTCCCTTCAAAATTTTCCTTGTTTCTGGACAGCCTTTTAAAACAACCTTAGCGCCAGTTAAAGATTTCGCGGTAATGGGTAAAAACTTTCCCGCGATTTTTTCATGGACCAGCAGTGTTTCAATCGCGTTGCAGACTCCTGGCCTCTGGACCTTTGCGTTAAAAACAATTTTATCAGCCATATCAAAATCCGCCGATTCATCAACGAAAACATGACAGACACCTTTATCATGTTTTATCACAGGAATAGTCGAATTTTCCACAACGTTTCGTATAAGTTCTTCCCCACCGCGCGGGATTATCACATCCAGGTATTTATCCTGTTTCAGCATTTTCATCACCGCTTCGCGTTCAGTAATATCAATTATCTGGACACATGATTCCGGCAGGCCCGCTTCCCTTGCCGCCTCAATTAAAATTCCGGCAAGTGCTATATTAGACCTTATGGCCTCTGAACCTCCCCTGAGAAGAACACTGTTTCCCGCCTTTACACACAGGGAAGCGGCCTCCACAGTAACATTCGGCCGTGACTCGTAAATAATCCCTATCGCTCCAATCGGCACCCTCATTCTGCCAATAGTCAAACCATTCGGCCTTTTCCACATTTTTATCACTTCTCCCACGGGGTCGGGTAAATTTATCACATCTTTAAGGCCTTCGCACATTTCATCTATCCTTTTTTCATTCAAAACCAGCCTGTCAATCATTGCGCCTGATGTCCCGCTTTTTTTCGCGGCCTCCACATCTTTTTTATTCTCAGCTATGACAAAATCAGCTTTTTCTTTAAGCTTTTTGCCCATTAATTCAAGCGCACGATTTTTAACACGTCCCTCTACGGAAGCCAGTTTCATGCCCGACTCACGGCACAATCCTGCTTTACGTTGTATGTAAACTTCTATCTGCATATTTTCCTCCCAATTCAATTATTATGTTACCGATGTCACTTGTGGCCGTTGGTTTTGCGAGTTTCAACGCGGATTGCTTCATTTGTAGAAGCTTTTCAGGGTCTTTAAACAGCATTTTAACTGTACTGCCTAATTCATTAATATTATCCACTCTGACGGCTGTCCCATTTTTAACAAGAAACCGGCTGTTATATTCTTCCTGCCCGGGAATAGGATTAACAATGACCATCGGCAAACCCTTGATTAGGACCTCGGCGCTTGTTAAACCGCCCGGTTTTGTAATAATTAAATCGCTTATGTCCATGAGTTCGTTCAAATGCTCAGCAAACCCATAAACTTTCAGTTGATTGCCCTGATTAACTTTTATTAAATCCAGTTTTTTCTTCAGTTTTTTGTTATTCCCTGCGACGGCGATCACCTGGTATGGAATATCAATCTTATCGAGTTCAGATATGACTTCCTTGAGCTTCCCTATCCCGCGGCTTCCGCCCATTAAAAGTATTGTCTTTATTTTATCTGATAATTTTTCTTTCCTTAATATTTCCTGTTTATTATTGGACATTGCGAAATCCTGGGCTACAGGGATACCGGAAAGTTTTATTCTATTTTCATCAATTCCGTGTTCCATAAGTTTCATTTTCATATCTTCTGTCGCGACAAAGTATATATCCACTTCTTTATAAATCCAGTAAATATGCGCCACAAAATCCGTCATTATGGCAACAAGCGGGATATTTATTTTTTTCCTTCTTTTTAACCCGGCGACTATACCGCACGGGATGGCCTGCGTGCATACTATTACCGAAGGGTTAAACCTCTTGATAAGTGAATAAAACCTTATAGAATTCCCCCAGTTTATCAATGAGTAGAATATATTAATTTTTTTCTTTACCCAGGTATTATCGTATAAATACCCCCATAATTCAGGCGCTAATTTTATTGTATAAAAATAAATAAATGAAACAATATTCGTTGCCACAAAACCTGAAAAGCTGAAGGAATTTACGCATAATGTGGCAATATCAGGGTCACGCGTTTTTATATACTTTTCAATCGCCTTCGCGGCCTGCTGATGGCCCGACCCTATGGAAACATAAGAAAATAAAATACGCGGTTTCATAATGAAGAATATTTTAGCATACTTCTATCTTGTGTCAAAGAAGTTTAAATAAAAAAACCTTCATAAGTTATCATCCTTATGAAGGTTTTCAAAAATTCAGAAAATAGCCGTACTTTATTTCCTGATCAGGGCGCGGGTCGGTTTATCTTTTTCTAATTGCCTGACATATCTCTCTATATCTTCACCCAAATCTATTTTCCTGTAAATATTGTTCATCAAATTTTTTGTATCAATTTCCCTCAAATTCTGTTCTAAAATCACATTTACCATTGTCCATATAATATCTTCTCTTAATTCTTTTTCCTTTAAATCCGCAAAAATACCGCCCAAAAGCAAAAACCGCGGGTAATCTCCTTTTTGGCTGATTACCTGGCCCGCTATTTTTCTGGCACCTTCCTCTGTTAAACCCCTCATTAAAAATTCAGCCAGCGATATCACCGCGGTCTCCTCCGCATCTTCTTCTTTACCTTTTTTCAACCCTCTATTTTCAAACTCATTTAATAATGCCCGGGACAATTTCAGGGTTTCTTTATTTTTGTTTACAACGTCGATAATATTTTTCAATCCGATGTCTTTGGACAGTCCTTCCTTGATTTTGTTAATCAGCGGAGTAACCGGGACCATTTCCTTTTTTGCCTGGTCCAATATCTCCAATAATTCAACCTGGTATTTTGTTTCCCGGTATTGATAATTCTTTATTTCTGTAATAATGTTATCCAGATTTATTTCTTCCTGGAAATTCGAAGAGGCAAATGTTTTAATTTGACAAAGACCTGCGAAAACTGCACATAATATAACTGCTATAACAGACTTATTTAACTTCATTGTATTTCCCTCTGCTTATATTATAACTCAAGCAATGAATTTTTTCCACCAAAACCGTCATCTATAAATTTCTTTGCACCGGGATCAGGCATCCATCTTTTACCGTCAATAACAAACATATATTGGTATCGCCCTTTTTTCAGGGGAACATCAATTGCCCATTTATTATCGCCGTCAGGATTGAGCATCATGGCCTTTGTATCCCACCCGTTAAAATCACCGGCTAAAGAAATCGTGTTTATTCCATTGTAATTCCCGGGCAATTCGAGTTGGAATTTAACATTTATTACCTCCGCGCCGCTAAACCGGTTTCTTGGAAATAAGTAAAGGCTTATGCCCATTAAAAGAACGAGCGAGAAGGCCACTGCCACATTCCATCTTAATACCCTCGGCGTAAAAATAAAATCCAGCCAATCGGCTATTTTGTTACTGCTGTATTTGTTAATGCGGTCTGCAACCCGGTATGTAAAATCAGCGGGAACAGTAATCACTGAAACTGATCTTAAGCCGTCAAGCATCTCTTTAAGCTCTGTAAACTCCCTTTTACAGCTATTACATTCCTCCAAATGGGAGGCCAGCCTCTTATGCTCATCCCCGGCAAGGATCCCCTCTATATAGGCGTCTAATAATTCAATTACTTCATTGCATTTCATTTTTATCTTCTCCTGCTTTAATATACCAAAATTTTTTGTGTAAGTTTCAAAATTTATTTTTTGTTTCTTTGTCCCAAAGTTCTTTAAGGACCCTGCGCGCACGGTGTATCTGAATCTTCACTGTCCCAAGCGGTAAATTAACTATATTGGCTATCTCATTGTATTGTAAACCGTGCAGGTACTTTAAAACCACCACCACCCTGTATTTTTTAGGCAGCTGGCTGATAATCCGCTGGACAATCATATCGTTTCTCTTTTTTTGCAATACCTCCTCGGGTGTTAATTCATCCGAAGCTATCGGCAATTCAAAATCATCGTCCTCCAGGTTAGAAGGTGATTCAAATGAAACCATCTGCATCTTTTTATTATCTTTAAGGCGGTTCCGGCAAACATTTATGGAAATAGTATATATCCATGTAAAAAAACTGTATGTTATTTTATATTTGTTTAATGACCGGTATGCCCTGAAAAAGGCCTCCTGGGCAACATCTTTTGCCTCTTCCCTGTTTCCCAAAAGCCTGTATGCCAGATTATATATTTGAAGTTTATACTTATTAACAAGCGACGTAAAGGCGTCATTATTTCCTTTGAGACATTTTCTTACAAGAATTATATCCTCTTCATGCGTGTCCATCAGTCTCTTTGCTCCTTTAAATGGGGTCATCAAGGAAAAACAAATTATTGCTCTCTCCTTGCTACCCTTGACCCTCGCCCCTTGCTGCTTGTTATTTATCACCATGCAGAATAATAGTCTCTTTTCCCCTCGCTGGATTTCATAGATTCTTCTTTTGACCTGCTGTGTATATCAGAAAAACCCAGATCACCGTTTAGGGTCCAATCCAATTTGCCGGTTACAGGGTCAAAAAACGGTTTGCGAAGACATTTGAAAGCCACCAATTCACTGATATCGGCGGGAAATTTATTATATTTTTTTTTGTATTCTTTTATCCCGTTTCTTATGCTTTCCAGGCGAAACTTCAATTCCTCTTCTTTATCCCGTTTGACTATAGTCCTCCAGACTGGTGCCACTACCGCAAGATTTATGCACATAACCGCAATAAAAATCATGAGCCAGATATAGGTAAATCCTTCACTTGAATTTTTTGTGCCAAAGGCACTCCTCAACTTTTCACTTTTCACTTTTCACTTTTCACTTTGATCCGCCAAAGGCGGATCGATTTCACCATTCATTATACGCGGTCCCGTCCAATGCCAATAGATCACTCCCGCTGTGTATATCAAAAACATCCACCTCTTCAGGGGCTGAAGATATTGTGACCCACGTGTCCCTGCTTTTAGTAAAAGGGTCCATGGGAATTGACCTGATATATCTTTTTTCGACAAGGTCCTCCAGGCTTGCCGGATAGGCATTATTATCGGCGTAGTACTGGTCAATAGTGTCCCTCATGACAAATATATCCTTTTTTAACGCGGCCTCTTTTGCTTTTATGACAGAATTTTTATAAATCGGCTCGGCAAATGACAGAATAATCCCGAGTATGGAAAGCGCAATTACCAGTTCGATTAAAGTAAATCCCCTGTCCTCCAATTTTGCGTTTTGCGTTTTGCATTTTGCATTTAAAAAATTACCAGTCACTGTATTTTGTCCCATCTAACGCCTCTTCTTCACTTTTAGAACGGACATCATAAATATTCCTTCCATCTGTATTTTTACTGTCAAACGCGTCACTATATGAACGTGCCGCCCATTCTTTTGAGCCTGTAACAGGATCCTCCGGTATCCGCCTCAAAAATTTAAGTTCAACCAGTTCTTCCAGGGTAAGAGGATAACCTATACGGTCCACTTCTTCAACTTTGAACTTCTTGTAAAGTTCCTCCCGGTTTTCATCCCTTTTTGTGCTGTAAAATTCAGTTTTTAATTCATCAAATTTTATCTTGTAATTGTCAATCGATTTTCTTATCTCCCTTAGGGCCCTTCGCAATTCTATTTCGTCGTTTCTCTTTATTGTTATCCTTGTCAGGGGTAAAACAACAGAAGATAAAATCCCGATTATAGCTAAAGTAACCATTAACTCGATAAAACTGAAGCCCTCCGAAATTTTGAATTTTGAATTTTGAATTTTGAATTTTTTATTTAACATTTACCTGCGCGCCCCTGAAAGTTACAGGAAATGACTGGGGCATCGGGCTTTCAGGGGTAACCTTTTTTGCAGAAGCATTGTCAAAACCAATAAGACTTTCCCCTGTCCCGGAAGCTTTGAAATTAACGCTCATAAGCAGCCCCGAACCGCTTACACCCTTTACCTGCCCCAGACGGGTAAGGCCGACTATCACCCGTCCCCGGTTAACATCATTCGAAAATAAAAAGGTAGTCGTGTTCCCGTCCTGCCCCAAAAAAGATCCTTCTTTTGCCGAGACAAATTGCAGGACTTTTGGGTTATATGTAATATAAAA contains:
- a CDS encoding prepilin-type N-terminal cleavage/methylation domain-containing protein — translated: MLNKKFKIQNSKFKISEGFSFIELMVTLAIIGILSSVVLPLTRITIKRNDEIELRRALREIRKSIDNYKIKFDELKTEFYSTKRDENREELYKKFKVEEVDRIGYPLTLEELVELKFLRRIPEDPVTGSKEWAARSYSDAFDSKNTDGRNIYDVRSKSEEEALDGTKYSDW